Proteins encoded in a region of the Pieris brassicae chromosome 3, ilPieBrab1.1, whole genome shotgun sequence genome:
- the LOC123706838 gene encoding protein 4.1 homolog isoform X2, translated as MPEGVTKDGKNGKEEKKKESPKKRSGNLARVKVEMLDGSVTELEVDRKVRGHDLLSKVCDSLNLVEKDYFGLLYEDRGDSRTWVDLDKRVSKLFKHEPWYVRFTVKFYPPEPGQLQEELTRYQLVLAIRKDLLDGRLPCSAVTHALLASYLLQSERGDYEDSEVGAGLCKQLKLVPPASCTPDLEEKVVELHKTHRGQTPAEAELNYLENAKKLAMYGVDLHPAKDSENVDITLGVCSSGLLVYRDKLRINRFAWPKILKISYKRHNFYVKLRPGEFEQFESTVGFKLANHRAAKKLWKTCVEHHTFFRLTSPEPPPRSTLFPRFGSRVSFPGRTHYQSRNATLSRPPPNFDRSFSTRGLTSRSTMALSSGAKDDSMPPDAAKRHTMPPQPAPRPTITDKKPPPGAVKVMPTAPPDKKEEKKLESKKPAENGTDTNSDPGIANNLETTPKKKGGFGLFAKKEKSPKEEKSPKEKSPKIKEKSLKEKSPKDKDKKIKDPKAKIAVLDTSNDSSNLDSSVDKSPKKEDKPSFTKPYEYTDTEKSPTRKPFIQGAFSYEREPISDEKQRGLDDSQSPGTRKAGLAFNYAPGEDKRVAESAEKRKTPEDPSKLKTPGLDYVESAGLKEIAKKPKSNVIDPTLALLEAERAQHEVPVAAAVPVSAAKLNNEIQVVIITGRYNAKTKKLDDANGTVLVTKGTINKATGKITTENEVINMKSGQVSFTDPATGKQEVKNGHVDSKTGHILFTSGVIDPKTGKMDPTLAQQYCFVEKAEDKVGSKPGREVDLVVITGKYDGKHKKLDASHGHVEVSKAIVSPDGIVTSNYGIIDTRTGKIDYKDPKTGKQDPKQAYVDHKTGNLLVTTGILDPKSGKVDSSLGQQYSIVEKDATKANREVRLVVITSKYDLKSKKLDPSFAHVDSIKGVLSGADGKIYTEYGVIDPRTGNIQVTDAKTGNQEIKQAQVDPKTGNILLLSGVVDPRTGKLDTSLGQQYSIVDKPISTFATIPGREVQVVAITGKYDSKAKKLDNPNGFIETSQAIISDKDGKVHTNFGVLDPNSGKIYSTDPKTGKRDSKQATIDAKTGSFILTSNVIDPKTGKTDSSLAQQLTVVDKDAPKGIPERYMNLVIITSKYDPKTKKLDLTNAHVNTVVGKLGDDDKVYTDIGVIDPATGYITTTDPVTGKQEIKKSVIDSKTGNMLLTSGVIDPNTKLVDPTLGQQYTLVSKPKDTFGSVSGKEIQLVVITSKYDPKYKRLDTPNGHVETSRGIIAADGRIHSNFGIIDPKTGKIEQTDPLTGNLEVRNAVADPKTGNLILTGSVVDPKSGKVDTSLAQQFSIIDKDIKQVEREIHLVIITTKYDPRTKKIDPTQAQIDTISGTVGADGKIHTESYIIDPASGEITMKDLKSGKQEIKKAQLDPATGHMLVTSNVVDPKTGKIDPSLAQQYSIVNKPVVQHTKPPSKGEIRIVIVTNRFDPKTKSVDAGSGTIDASKGYVSVEDGKIHTDFGIIDPKSGQILYKDPVTGKQDLKKAEVDPKTGTITVTTSVIDPKTGKVDPTFAQQYTIIDKQNILAKVTPVSQRGSVSPPRPIQTPVKTPTTTPVQTPLQSPVRPSAPVINQYQKASPVQGVAPTKPTTAPPAPPAPPKKKIVKIMVIFTRVDPKTKKPDFFNAEVEHLTGVLDPSGFIETKYGVIDSNKGSIIVTDPSGQKQTKDGTILSETGQIFINSGAIDPKTGKIDPNLGMILSVAKQDDPVVDITTITGPYDPKTGKVKIEEGIVEHTKGKVDAETGNISTKYGVIDPSNGVIFVSDTTGSQDAKSITIDENNGQITIVGVFDPKTGKVNPNNAQLLVVGSHIDPVVEVTSFVGKLDTKKGVIEPKNSVIESSTGQINPDNNIINTKYGQIDLVKGTVTYNDPKTGKFESKELKVDPLTGQFLLRTGQINPKSGKPDKDIGRLMCLRIIQTKVDPITGKQIVSNDPKNVKVDPKTNQIWIAGPKDPKTGETLYTAGQIDPNTGYIITIYGRLDPKTGTISRATDVEKSLIKVDPVNGQVYTATGDVDDNNEPLYSASQVDPGTGEIYTKLGKIDPRTGKLIIVKIYIITQKDEKGRVKEVDPKECTIDETTGRIITTKTVYVYQIIDPITGETIDVDPDDPRLKGARTTVTQTMTLSGKIDPVTGRIKTEYGDIDPDTGDIDPSTAVRDPVTGQLILHYSQIDPSHFEDKSGNYTIEKETQDLPANIDIQTVNTHKFSTFGKDESPARGDEPKTFTEYTTSEHIRHQGYVSSSTPISSKIPISQRSKKTPTPPVVVKTTTKQLLTKNEDGVTHNVEQEVENLGTGEVTFSTHTNKADNIESMEGRSPYVTARAVTTRTAMTHHDLDTKAKTQQMEEKTVAHTLTSSATRQEQRVVTQQVKTTVTTGDQEPGVYRTTTTSTAMGNAPFGSMVQSATTKSSVGPQVTSFSQSPEPTEEEDAEQLAGEEVVSSQTISSKTRTVETITYKTERNGVVETRVEQKITIQSDGDPIDHDRALAEAIQEATAMNPDMTVEKIEIQQQSTQP; from the exons ATGCCGGAGGGAGTGACGAAAGACGGCAAAAATGGCAAGGAGGAGAAGAAGAAGGAATCTCCAAAAAAGCGGTCCGGCAACCTCGCCAGGGTCAAAGTGGAGATGCTAGATGGATCCGTCACGGAGCTCGAAGTCGAT agaaAAGTCCGTGGCCATGATCTCCTATCAAAGGTGTGTGATAGTCTTAACTTAGTGGAGAAAGACTATTTTGGGCTGCTGTATGAAGATCGCGGTGACTCCAGGACATGGGTCGACCTTGACAAACGCGTCTCCAAGTTGTTTAAAC ATGAGCCATGGTACGTGCGTTTTACGGTGAAGTTCTACCCACCAGAGCCTGGACAACTCCAAGAGGAGTTGACGAGATATCAACTAGTGCTGGCCATTAGGAAAGATCTGTTAGatg GTCGTCTACCATGTTCTGCGGTGACTCACGCCCTCCTAGCGAGTTACCTACTTCAATCCGAGCGTGGAGATTACGAGGACAGCGAGGTAGGGGCTGGCCTATGCAAGCAGCTCAAGCTGGTTCCACCTGCCAGCTGTACACCCGATCTAGAAGAGAAGGTTGTTGAGTTACATAAAACACACAG AGGTCAAACCCCAGCCGAAGCTGAGCTGAACTATCTAGAGAACGCAAAGAAGTTAGCGATGTATGGAGTTGACTTGCATCCAGCTAAAGACTCTGAAAATGTTGACATAACCCTGGGTGTCTGCTCGTCCGGTCTCCTTGTGTATAGAGACAA ACTACGTATCAATCGCTTCGCGTGGCCAAAGATACTCAAGATCAGCTACAAACGCCACAACTTCTATGTGAAGTTGCGTCCGGGCGAGTTCGAGCAATTCGAATCTACCGTTGGCTTCAAACTCGCCAACCATCGCGCTGCAAAGAAATTGTGGAAGACCTGCGTGGAACATCACACGTTCTTCAG GCTAACAAGCCCAGAGCCGCCACCGCGCAGTACACTATTCCCGCGTTTCGGTTCACGGGTCAGCTTTCCTGGTCGCACGCACTACCAGTCAAGGAATGCCACACTGTCCCGTCCACCGCCCAACTTTGATAGATCCTTCTCCACTAGAGGGCTCACGTCGCGTAGTACTATGG cTCTCTCATCTGGTGCGAAAGATGATTCGATGCCGCCGGATGCTGCGAAGAGACACACGATGCCACCTCAACCAGCACCCAGACCTACCATTACGGACAAG AAACCGCCGCCGGGCGCCGTTAAGGTAATGCCGACAGCGCCACCagataaaaaagaagaaaagaaaTTGGAATCGAAGAAACCAGCTGAAAACG GTACAGATACCAACAGCGACCCCGGTATTGCGAATAATCTCGAAACAACGCCGAAAAAGAAG GGAGGATTTGGCTTATTCGCTAAAAAGGAGAAATCACCCAAAGAGGAGAAGTCTCCGAAAGAAAAGTCACCTAAAATCAAAGAGAAATCTCTTAAAGAAAAGTCACCAAAAGACAaagataagaaaattaaagacCCTAAAGCAAAGATTGCTGTTCTCGATACGTCTAACGATAGCTCCAACCTTGATAGTTCAGTCGATAAGAGTCCAAAGAAAGAAGATAAGCCAAGCTTTACTAAGCCATACGAGTATACTGACACTGAGAAAAGTCCTACGCGTAAGCCGTTTATTCAAGGGGCATTTAGCTATGAAAGGGAACCAATATCTGATGAGAAACAGAGGGGTTTGGATGACAGTCAAAGCCCAGGTACAAGGAAAGCAGGATTAGCGTTCAATTATGCTCCAGGAGAAGACAAGAGGGTAGCAGAGAGTGCAGAGAAACGTAAAACACCAGAGGATCCAAGTAAATTGAAGACTCCTGGTCTGGATTACGTAGAATCTGCGGGTCTTAAAGAAATAGCCAAGAAACCGAAGTCTAATGTTATTGACCCGACACTTGCGTTGCTCGAAGCGGAAAGAGCTCAACATGAAGTACCAGTTGCGGCCGCAGTTCCTGTTTCGGCGGCCAAGCTTAACAATGAAATTCAGGTTGTGATTATAACTGGTCGGTATAACGCCAAGACTAAAAAACTGGATGACGCTAATGGTACTGTTCTGGTAACTAaaggtacaataaataaagccACAGGCAAAATAACAACTGAGAATGAAGTCATTAATATGAAATCGGGTCAAGTAAGTTTTACAGATCCTGCCACCGGTAAGCAAGAGGTCAAGAACGGCCACGTAGATTCAAAGACAGGACACATTCTATTTACTTCAGGTGTTATTGATCCTAAAACAGGAAAGATGGATCCTACATTAGCCCAACAGTATTGTTTCGTAGAAAAGGCCGAAGATAAAGTAGGTTCTAAACCCGGCAGAGAAGTTGACTTAGTCGTGATCACAGGAAAATATGACGGAAAACACAAAAAACTCGACGCAAGTCATGGACACGTGGAAGTTTCTAAAGCTATTGTTTCGCCAGATGGCATTGTAACTTCTAACTATGGTATTATAGATACAAGGACTGGAAAGATCGATTATAAAGACCCGAAGACAGGAAAACAAGATCCGAAACAGGCATATGTTGATCACAAAACTGGTAATCTGCTCGTTACCACGGGTATATTAGATCCCAAGTCAGGGAAAGTGGATTCATCTCTTGGCCAACAATACAGCATTGTTGAAAAAGACGCTACTAAAGCAAACAGAGAAGTAAGACTAGTCGTCATTACAAGCAAGTATGATTTGAAGAGTAAGAAGCTTGATCCTTCATTTGCTCATGTTGATTCCATTAAAGGTGTCCTCAGTGGTGCTGACggtaaaatatatactgaATATGGTGTCATTGATCCTAGGACGGGTAACATACAGGTGACCGATGCAAAAACCGGTaatcaagaaataaaacaagCGCAGGTTGACCCTAAAACAGGTAATATCCTTTTATTATCTGGGGTTGTTGATCCTAGAACAGGCAAATTGGATACTTCATTGGGACAACAATACAGTATCGTAGACAAACCCATAAGCACCTTTGCTACAATTCCTGGACGAGAAGTGCAAGTAGTGGCTATAACTGGTAAATACGACAGCAAGGCTAAGAAATTGGATAATCCTAATGGTTTTATTGAAACATCTCAAGCTATAATTAGCGACAAAGATGGAAAAGTGCACACAAACTTTGGAGTGCTAGATCCTAATTCGggtaaaatttattcaacagATCCTAAAACTGGCAAACGTGATTCAAAGCAAGCCACGATTGACGCAAAAACTGGCAGTTTTATTCTTACATCTAATGTTATAGATCCAAAAACTGGCAAAACGGATTCTTCGTTAGCGCAACAATTAACTGTTGTGGACAAAGATGCTCCTAAAGGCATACCAGAGCGATACATgaatttagtaattattacatCAAAGTATGACCCTAAAACTAAGAAACTTGACCTCACTAATGCTCACGTCAATACAGTAGTTGGAAAACTAGGTGATGATGACAAAGTTTACACTGATATCGGAGTCATTGATCCGGCTACTGGTTACATAACCACAACTGATCCAGTTACAGGTaaacaagaaattaaaaaatctgtcaTTGATTCTAAAACGGGTAATATGTTGCTCACTTCGGGCGTTATTGATCCCAACACCAAATTAGTTGATCCTACGCTAGGGCAACAATATACACTTGTGAGTAAACCGAAAGATACTTTTGGATCTGTATCAGGCAAAGAAATACAACTGGTTGTAATAACTAGCAAGTATGATCCTAAATATAAGAGATTAGATACACCTAACGGGCACGTTGAAACATCTCGAGGTATTATTGCTGCTGATGGCAGAATCCATAGTAACTTTGGCATTATTGACCCGAAGACTGGTAAAATTGAACAAACAGATCCTTTAACGGGAAACTTAGAAGTAAGAAATGCTGTGGCTGATCCTAAAACCGGGAATCTAATATTAACTGGTAGTGTAGTGGATCCAAAATCCGGTAAGGTTGATACATCGCTTGCCCAACAATTCAGTATCATTGATAAAGATATTAAACAGGTAGAAAGAGAAATCCACCTTGTTATTATAACTACGAAATATGATCCACGAACAAAGAAGATTGATCCAACTCAAGCACAAATTGATACAATTTCAGGAACTGTCGGTGCTGATGGTAAAATACATACAGAATCATATATTATCGACCCTGCTTCTGGTGAAATAACAATGAAAGACCTCAAGTCAGGCAAACAAGAAATTAAGAAAGCTCAGCTCGATCCGGCCACGGGACATATGCTAGTTACTAGTAATGTTGTTGACCCTAAGACCGGTAAAATTGATCCTAGCTTAGCACAACAATATAGTATTGTAAACAAACCTGTTGTACAGCATACCAAGCCCCCATCAAAAGGTGAAATAAGAATTGTCATTGTTACAAATAGGTTTGATCCAAAAACAAAATCAGTGGATGCTGGCTCTGGAACAATAGATGCATCTAAAGGTTATGTGAGTGTTGAAGATGGAAAAATACATACAGATTTCGGTATCATTGATCCTAAATCAGGGCAAATTTTGTACAAAGATCCTGTGACTGGGAAGCAAGACCTGAAGAAGGCAGAAGTCGATCCTAAAACGGGCACTATTACAGTTACAACGTCTGTTATTGATCCCAAAACGGGTAAAGTAGATCCTACATTTGCCCAACAATATACGATTATCGATAAACAGAATATTTTGGCTAAAGTAACGCCAGTATCTCAAAGAGGTAGTGTTTCTCCACCAAGGCCGATTCAAACTCCTGTTAAAACACCCACCACTACTCCAGTGCAAACTCCTCTACAGTCTCCTGTTCGTCCATCTGCGCCAGTAATCAATCAATATCAAAAGGCGTCGCCTGTTCAAGGAGTCGCTCCGACCAAACCAACTACAGCGCCACCTGCACCACCTGCACCACCTAAAAAGAAGATTGTAAAAATCATGGTGATATTTACAAGAGTTGACCCAAAGACAAAGAAACCAGATTTCTTTAATGCCGAGGTGGAACACTTAACTGGAGTTCTCGATCCCAGTGGCTTTATTGAAACTAAATACGGTGTCATTGATTCAAACAAAGGTAGTATAATTGTTACAGATCCCTCAGgacaaaaacaaactaaagaTGGAACAATTCTTTCAGAAACAGgacaaattttcataaattctGGTGCTATAGATCCTAAAACTGGTAAAATTGATCCCAATCTTGGAATGATCTTAAGTGTTGCCAAACAAGATGACCCTGTTGTTGACATTACAACTATAACCGGACCTTATGATCCGAAAACGGGTAAAGTTAAAATTGAGGAAGGAATAGTAGAGCACACTAAAGGTAAGGTTGATGCCGAAACTGGCAACATCTCGACTAAATATGGTGTTATCGACCCATCAAATGGCGTCATCTTCGTATCTGATACAACTGGTTCGCAAGACGCAAAATCTATTACTATAGATGAAAATAATGGCCAAATAACTATTGTTGGAGTATTTGATCCTAAAACTGGTAAAGTTAATCCAAACAATGCGCAGTTACTTGTTGTTGGTAGCCATATTGATCCAGTTGTTGAAGTTACCTCATTTGTCGGTAAACTTGATACTAAAAAAGGTGTTATTGAACCAAAGAACTCTGTTATTGAAAGCAGTACAGGTCAGATCAATcctgataataatataataaatactaaatatggACAAATAGATCTAGTTAAAGGAACTGTAACTTATAACGATCCTAAGACTGGTAAATTTGAAAGTAAAGAGCTTAAAGTTGATCCTCTTACTGGACAGTTCTTGCTCAGAACAGGACAAATCAATCCTAAATCTGGTAAGCCCGATAAAGACATCGGCAGGTTAATGTGTCTTAGAATTATCCAAACTAAAGTCGACCCTATTACTGGTAAACAAATCGTCTCGAACGATCCTAAAAACGTTAAAGTTGACCCGAAAACTAACCAGATTTGGATAGCTGGACCTAAAGACCCCAAAACTGGCGAAACTCTGTATACAGCTGGTCAAATTGACCCCAACACCGGCTATATTATCACTATCTATGGTCGATTAGACCCTAAAACAGGCACCATCTCTCGAGCAACGGATGTTGAGAAATCCCTTATCAAAGTCGACCCGGTCAATGGTCAGGTTTACACTGCTACTGGAGATGTCGATGACAATAACGAACCTTTGTACTCTGCCTCACAAGTTGATCCTGGAACTGGCGAAATTTACACTAAGTTAGGTAAAATCGATCCTAGAACAGGTAAACTGATAATCGTCAAAATCTATATCATTACTCAAAAGGATGAAAAGGGCAGAGTCAAGGAAGTCGATCCGAAAGAATGCACAATCGATGAAACGACTGGTAGGATCATCACAACGAAGACTGTGTACGTATATCAGATTATTGACCCAATCACAGGAGAAACAATTGATGTAGATCCCGACGACCCAAGGCTGAAGGGAGCCAGAACAACTGTCACTCAAACTATGACCCTATCTGGCAAGATCGACCCTGTCACTGGAAGAATAAAGACGGAATACGGAGACATTGACCCAGACACGGGTGATATTGATCCGAGTACCGCTGTCCGAGATCCAGTTACCGGCCAATTGATATTACACTACTCGCAAATTGATCCGTCGCATTTCGAAGACAAGAGTGGAAACTACACGATCGAGAAAGAGACGCAAGACCTCCCAGCAAATATCGACATACAGACAGTGAACACGCACAAATTCTCTACCTTTGGCAAAGACGAAAGTCCCGCTCGAGGCGACGAGCCCAAGACATTCACTGAATACACGACAAGCGAGCACATACGACACCAAGGCTACGTGTCATCCTCGACCCCAATCTCCTCTAAGATCCCGATTTCACAGCGCTCCAAAAAGACTCCAACACCACCCGTAGTCGTCAAGACCACTACCAAACAACTTCTAACGAAGAACGAGGATGGCGTCACGCATAACGTCGAACAAGAGGTGGAGAATCTTGGCACGGGCGAAGTTACATTCTCGACTCACACAAACAAG GCGGACAACATTGAGTCGATGGAGGGGCGAAGTCCTTACGTGACGGCGCGCGCCGTGACCACAAGGACGGCTATGACCCATCATGACCTGGACACCAAGGCGAAAACCCAGCAGATGGAAGAAAAAACTGTTGCTCATACGCTGACATCGTCAGCCACTCGCCAGGAGCAACGAGTGGTGACGCAGCAAGTCAAAACCACTGTTACTACAGGCGATCAG gaGCCTGGTGTGTACCGCACTACTACAACTTCAACGGCTATGGGTAATGCTCCATTCGGTAGCATGGTGCAAAGCGCTACCACTAAG AGCAGCGTAGGCCCGCAAGTAACGTCTTTCTCCCAAAGCCCTGAGCCAACTGAAGAAGAAGATGCTGAACAACTGGCAGGCGAGGAAGTGGTCTCCTCGCAAACTATCAGCTCCAAGACACGTACCGTTGAGACTATTACT TACAAGACAGAGCGTAATGGAGTAGTGGAGACGCGAGTAGAACAGAAGATCACTATACAATCTGATGGCGATCCTATTGATCACGATCGAGCATTGGCTGAGGCTATTCAG gaAGCCACAGCGATGAATCCCGATATGACGGTCGAGAAGATTGAAATCCAGCAACAGAGCACACAGCCTTAA